A window of the Pangasianodon hypophthalmus isolate fPanHyp1 chromosome 12, fPanHyp1.pri, whole genome shotgun sequence genome harbors these coding sequences:
- the ubald1a gene encoding UBA-like domain-containing protein 1 isoform X3, which produces MDELKHQVMINQFVLTAGCAADQAKQLLQAAHWQFETALSAFFQETNIPYGHHHQMMCTPANTPATPPNFPDALTMFSRLKASESFSSSSPSMASMATSPPPPPVSWGMTPPVASQQGLWTQGPPGTQAHPPPGWPSTVNQQAAAEQKASVAMEAER; this is translated from the exons ATGGATGAACTAAAACATCAAGTGATGATAAACCAGTTCGTCCTGACAGCTGGATGCGCCGCAGATCAGGCCAAACAGCTTCTGCAAGCGGCACACTGGCAGTTTGAG ACAGCCCTCAGTGCCTTTTTTCAAGAGACTAATATCCCATACGGTCACCATCATCAGATG ATGTGTACACCAGCAAACACGCCGGCGACTCCGCCTAACTTCCCTGACGCACTCACCATGTTCTCCCGCCTCAAGGCATCGGAAagcttcagcagcagcagccccAGTATGGCGTCCATGGCCACCTCTCCCCCTCCACCCCCGGTCAGCTGGGGCATGACTCCACCCGTGGCCAGCCAGCAGGGATTATGGACTCAGGGCCCTCCGGGCACACAGGCTCACCCTCCCCCGGGCTGGCCGTCCACTGTCAACCAGCAAGCAGCCGCCGAACAGAAGGCCAGCGTGGCCATGGAGGCTGAGAGATGA